aaatgcaatatagaAATTacttacaatataaaaaaccaaaattaaaaatacgtCTAcgtataagataaaaaatataatataagccatactgatccgggtcgaaaaTACGCGACCTCCTTGGTTCAGTCTCCCAAGCGGTTCGAGGTCGCTCCTCTCCCAGACTAGTGATTGGGCCctgagaaaagaagcagatcGTTAGGCTTGCTGGGGTGGCCCCCAGCTaaggccctccgatgcttaagtcagtgttTGGTTGAGGTCGAAATATGGGGTCGCTGGGAAAAATAGCGAGCTGAAGGTAAAATGCGGTCGAGACGACGTACCTCTAATACACTGACCGGGAGGTATATATAGAGAACCAGGGGGTCTATCGACCCGCTACGCGCGTGCCACGTGCTCCAAGTCGTCGGGTCGGGTCGCGACCCGACCCGGTGAAAGTGGCGCGGGTCATGCTGGCAAACTTGCGATTTTGGGCCCCATCAAGGGCAAAGTTGTCTTTTTACGAGAAAATAGGGTTTTACccccatcattactcccctaCTTTTCTTAGTGTGAGTAGCACGCTAAGGAAAGTCGAATGGTCTATCGATCTCGTCCCTCAGATCATCATCGCCATCTCGATATCCGACCGTTGCCTTTCGACATCCGACCGTTGTCTTCGACACGGATCTCCATAAATTtacccctataaatacagggAGGTTCGACTGCAGTTCTGCAACATTCTCAATCTCAATTGTTCCTCGCGCGATCTGCCTCCTCCAGCTGCGACCTGCCTTCTAGCCAGGTACTTCCGAGCGACCTCCTTTTAATATTATGTCTTCCAAGCCTAGTAATTCTAGTAGCTCATCTGGTAGTTCATCTAGTAGCTCTGGTAGTTCATCGAGTACCTCTGGTAGTTCATCTGCTAGTTCTTCGGGTAGTCCCGGCAGTTCCTCTGCGACCTCACAAATACCCATGGCTCGTAGAAAACAGATAGGATCCCCTAGCGTAGGTAGAAGCGACCCGGAGATAGCGATCTCACTTATGACCCCAGAACATAGCGAGGGCGAACCAACTGATAAACCTTGGCTAACCATTGAAAGCACTTTATACTTCACCGCTGATGCGATTAGAGAGAGGTATTATATTCCTCTAGATTACGAAATTATTCTTCCTTCTCCCTCGGATCGCATGAATCGACCTCCACCCGGTAGTTGTCCGATTTCTATTGTACATTTAGCTGCGGGCTTGCGTTTTCCCCTTCCTCGTACCGTTGCTAGAATTTTATCTAGGTTGGAGATAGGTCCCATGCAACTAGCTCCCAATTCCATCTGCcatattttatcctttattatCATAATGGAATACTTCGAGCTTGAACCCGACTTCGATAGCTTCTGGTCGCTTTACAAGTTTACGACCTCGAAGAGGTCAGGCGACCAGGGTTTCTTCTATCTTACTGCCAAACCNNNNNNNNNNNNNNNNNNNNNNNNNNNNNNNNNNNNNNNNNNNNNNNNNNNNNNNNNNNNNNNNNNNNNNNNNNNNNNNNNNNNNNNNNNNNNNNNNNNNNNNNNNNNNNNNNNNNNNNNNNNNNNNNNNNNNNNNNNNNNNNNNNNNNNNNNNNNNNNNNNNNNNNNNNNNNNNNNNNNNNNNNNNNNNNNNNNNNNNNNNNNNNNNNNNNNNNNNNNNNNNNNNNNNNNNNNNNNNNNNNNNNNNNNNNNNNNNNNNNNNNNNNNNNNNNNNNNNNNNNNNNNNNNNNNNNNNNNNNNNNNNNNNNNNNNNNNNNNNNNNNNNNNNNNNNNNNNNNNNNNNNNNNNNNNNNNNNNNNNNNNNNNNNNNNNNNNNNNNNNNNNNNNNNNNNNNNNNNNNNNNNNNNNNNNNNNNNNNNNNNNNNNNNNNNNNNNNNNNNNNNNNNNNNNNNNNNNNNNNNNNNNNNNNNNNNNNNNNNNNNNNNNNNNNNNNNNNNNNNNNNNNNNNNNNNNNNNNNNNNNNNNNNNNNNNNNNNNNNNNNNNNNNNNNNNNNNNNNNNNNNNNNNNNNNNNNNNNNNNNNNNNNNNNNNNNNNNNNNNNNNNNNNNNNNNNNNNNNNNNNNNNNNNNNNNNNNNNNNNNNNNNNNNNNNNNNNNNNNNNNNNNNNNNNNNNNNAGTCCGGCTGCCATGGAGGGTGAGAGGCTGATACCGAACTGGGCCATTTCGGGCCAAAGTTCCGTGTTGAAGACCCACGTTGGCCAAGACTCCTGGGAGTTGTATAAATCCACCATCCTACCTCGCGATCAAGCTCTCCTTGCACCCATGTCGTATATTCGGGTCGAGCAGAACTTCGCTCATTCCCTCTCACAGGTAGTGTTTTACCAACTTCATAAACTTCTTTTGCTTTTGCCTTGACTGATCCTCTGCTGCTATATGTAGGTCTCAGCTTTTGGACACCATTTGTCCTTGAAATGCAGTTACTGGCGACATGAGAAGATGGTCGCTGACAAGCTACTCGAGGAAAAGAGCTCGAAGTTAGCGATCTGTGAGAAAGAGAAGGTCGAGCTCGAGTCTCAGAAGTCCGAACTAGAGGCTCAATTAAGAGAGCTCAGGCAGAAGGTCGCGTCTTCGGTGGAATCGGCTAAGGCTGAAGGCTTTTCTGCGGGTCGGGTAGCTGGTCGAGAGGAATATCTATTCTCAGAAGAGCATCAACACCAGCTCGAAGTTGCCCGGAGTCAAGGTCGCGACCAGTACCTGAGTTCTGATGACTATAAGAAGACCTTGGCGGACACTCGGTTACAGGGAGCTCGAGATTTCATGAAGTCTACCGCCTTCACAACCGCTGTGGAGGCTAAGTCTGCTGACTACCTCATAGAAGGTTTTAATCGCTGCATTTCTCAAATAAAGAAGCTGAAGGGGTTCGCTGATGGGTTCGACACGAACTGGACCGACCCGTCCTTGGATGGTAATCTCGCGGCGTTCCCTGAAGAACCCCCTTTGCAACATAATGATGAATTTGCGGTCTTGGTGGAGGACCTTGAGGGTAGTGGAGAAGATGCAGTAGATAAGTAGGCTCTTGTATTTCAATTTGTAATCGTTTACGCCGATCATTGTACTTATCTCAGAGTTGAGGTAGAATCTGTAAATTATCCTCTTCAATGAACTTCCTTCTTTATGAGAGATTCCCCTTTCATCTTCGAATTCCCCTAATTCCCTTAAGATAATCATCAATCCGACCTCAAATATAGGGAGAATTGGAGGGATTTTCAAACACTTCTCCTGATCGCATTGATCGGTTTCGGACGATTTTGCACCTTATGTTGTCCTGCCAGGTTGTACCCTTTCCAGGCCTCGTAGTTGGTCCTTTATAGACGAGGGGTCGTGTGGTTGGTGGTCTTTCACAGACACAATGAGATCGGGCCTTGGGCAGGTCGCGTGGTTGGTGGTCTTTCACAGACACAATGAGATCGCGCCTTGTGCAGGTCGCGGGGTTGGTGGTCTTTCACAGACACAATGAGATCGCGCCTTGTgcaggtcgcgtagttgatGGTTGCGTGATATTGCGTCGTGGAGTAGGATACTATTGGAGCTGGAGCTATTTATTTCATGTGAACATTCATACGTGCTAATTTAACCAAATATTGTAATTGCGTACATGATTTGTGATGTAAATACGAACATttcaaaaagataataatcaTCCGTCATGCAAATAAAGATACAAACATACCCACTGTAGTGGATTGCTACCTTCACCTATTTCGACTTCGTTCTCGATCTCCTTCCCATTCTCTATCCTTGATTGTATTCATCTCCTCCTCGTTGATATATTTGTGGGCCAAAAGCGTCAATTGTTCTACATTTCCGGGGGGATCTCTAGCTAACGCTGATGCAAGCGGCCCCTTCTTTAAACCGTGTATTAATATACTCGTCATCATATCAATCCGCAGATCCTGCACCTCCAATGTCTCGTTATTGAATCTCCCCATAAAATCTTTAAGAGATTCCTCTCTTCCCTGTCGGATTGCGAATAAGTGGATCGCTGATCTCTTCGACTTTTGCTTGCTAGCGAAGTGGTATGCGAACCTGTGTAACAATTGCTCATATGATCCAACGGTCCCGTTAGGCAAGCCGGTGAACCATTCTTGTGCCTTCCCTGTCAAAGTAGTCACAAACAGCCTTGCGTTAATAGAATCTGTTTGcctatataaattcattaccaTTCCGAACGTAGTGATGTGATCGCGCGGGTCCTTCGTCCCATCGTATCTAGGTAGATCGGGTAGTCGAAAATTTGGACCAACAACTTCGGATAGCATTTCGTTGGTGAAGGGCGAGTTCGTATTTTGCCTAGCCAGGTCGCCTTGCTTCTTCAGGTCGCTTCGCTTCTTCAGGTCTTCTAACTGCTGCTTCAGTTTCTCTATCTGCCGCCTTATGCCTCCCACTTCAACTCTGGAGGTCGCTGTTTGTCTTACCTTACTGTTGTTGGATGTGGTAGCtgatctctctctcccccGACTGATTCTTGGCATTATTTCCTTACTCTTCCTCATGCGAACCGTTCCTTCTACTTGTCCAGCCAAGATCATTTTTCTCCGTTCTTTCGTCCGTCCTTTCCTCGATGGTTCTCTGACAGATGGGCAGTGCTCCTCCATGGCCTTCTTACTTGCTATCCCGATCATCCGCTGCTTTTCTTCATCGGTGAGATGCCACCTTCCCTCTTGTTCACGCATTGATGATTCTGACATGGCGAATTCTTCCCCAAACCAAATCTAAAGGAGCTTTCCTCAgattcccacagacggcgccaactgatccgggtcgaaaaTACGCGACCTCCTTGGTTCAGTCTCCCAAGCGGTTCGAGGTCGCTCCTCTCCCAGACTAGTGATTGGGCCctgagaaaagaagcagatcGTTAGGCTTGCTGGGGTGGCCCCCAGCTaaggccctccgatgcttaagtcagtgttTGGTTGAGGTCGAAATATGGGGTCGCTGGGAAAAATAGCGAGCTGAAGGTAAAATGCGGTCGAGACGACGTACCTCTAATACACTGACCGGGAGGTATATATAGAGAACCAGGGGGTCTATCGACCCGCTACGCGCGTGCCACGTGCTCCAAGTCGTCGGGTCGGGTCGCGACCCGACCCGGTGAAAGTGGCGCGGGTCATGCTGGCAAACTTGCGATTTTGGGCCCCATCAAGGGCAAAGTTGTCTTTTTACGAGAAAATAGGGTTTTACCCCCATCACATACCCTCAATATGAAAGCCAccatttttctccaaacaaGGAAGTCAggtttgattaaaaaaatttaccaagtctgaagatatatatatatactgatcGCTTTTCATCGTCAGcaatacaaattatttaaaaagaaaaatcatcttcacgaaaaatgaaaaaataatcaagaaaaagattcCTTTCAATGCTTGTGATTTGTGAATGATCCCTCTCAAAGatcacaattatataataaaaaaaaggaccGCTGACGTGGCTCCAAATCAATAATACACCTTTCCTCAAAATCCTGATTTGAGAAAACCAATTATCAACGGCCCAGATTTCGTCCTCCATCTCTGCCTCTCTGTTTATCTCCCACCTCTCTCACCTCCCCCcatccatctctctctctctttttctcacCTCCGTCTCTGTTCAACCATCTCTagatacatatacataaacactgtgtgttgtgtgtgagACAGAGACGACGGGAAGATGTCGTTAGGAAAGAGGGCCCGTCCACCGATGAAGAGGACTACGAGCTTGACGGAGTTCACTTTGGATTTCAACGGCAGCGCTGAAGCTGTTTACCAGCCGTTGCCGGGGGGCCCGCCGGTGGATTGGATCAGCGGTTCTTGGGCTCCTCCTTCGCCGCAGCAGCAGCCTCCATCAGACCCAGCCGCCGCAACTCGGCGGACTTCGTCGAAACCGCTCATTTCTTGAGGGTTTGCTCCCTCTGTAAGCGCCGCCTTATACCTGGTCGTGACATCTACATGTATaggtatatacatatatatatatatgaactcgTCGTTGATTAAAACGGCTCATAATTTAGTGCGTGTTCTGTGTGTGTAACCATaacactaattattattatgttacctgtaataaattaagttcATAATCTAAAGgaattcacacacacacacacacacaaacacacacacagaaataaaaaagtttcatattattaatgattattgtcatttttcttcgaatagattaaaataaataaataaaatacatattaaacatttatttatttatgtgtttCTGGGATTATGCAGAGGTGATAGCGCTTTCTGCAGTTTAGAGTGTAGGCAACAACAGATGACACAAGATGAGAGGAAAGACAAGTGTACATTGGCTTCCAAGAAGGGGGCAGCAAGCGGCGCCGCCGCCGGACACCAAGTCTCCGCCACCTCCGAGAAGGTCGCCGCCGTGTAGATTAGATGTAGAACCACCCATagtatatttatgtatatacatgTACACGTACGTATTATGTACGTATtcaccaaaatatataattaattatgcatgtGTTCGTGGTGATGAATATTCTCGTGGAGTTGAATATGGGCAAATTTTGGAAAAGTTAGATCCAACATGTGCACAACACGAAGTACTACTAGTTGATGGTAGTACAATGTACACGTACTCCAAGTGCAATGCAAAAAATCAATGACAAAATTGCACATTTTATGCAAttcagattttatttttattattatcattaaaatttttattattattattattattattattattattattattattattattattattattattattattattactaacaTGAATCGGTAGTATGCCctcatatatattcatatttgagcctcatttattattattactattgttattattattattgtcgTCGTCGTCGTCATATGAACTCGAGTGAGCATTTATTGGTTCAACTATAttaccaaattttatttaaacttagACATAATTTTACGGGTCGTTTTTAAAATTcagtataattacatgtaaatttcttatgatttgaaaaatttacatttagcATCCaaacgttttttttttttttatccaataaatagattccttcatttgttaaaattcaaaaaatttgttaatatcaacaaaaatatacactaaaataaaaaattatatttaccatcAGTTGAAGATAATAAAGTTATTGCGGCTCAAACAAGTTTTTCCTAATAAAGTTACCCTTGTaaaggtgaagatatacctacTCACATGTATTAGCCTAATAAGATGTATAAGGTAgtttgataagaaaaaaattatttgacctacaataagtcagtaataagttaattgggtggtaaatataaatttttaattaaatttttttgttaatatcaacaaattcgataaattttgaccaattaataaatctatttgttgaaaaaaagtaaatataaaaaatacgaaatataattttttaaactacatgatatttatatataataacaacaaaatctcaaaaaaagaaagtgtaatGATCCCTTAATTTACAGTGAAAAATCAGCCCAAAAGTACATGAACGGATAACATGTTGGAACATGGAGTTTGTTGCAGTATTACATTCGAGTCCTACGATAGCGGATGTAgggataaaatagtaatactGCAGCGCTTTATTCTCATTCTCATTTAAATAGTTATTGGGTGacattttattgtaattcacATAATTTACACTCCTCTTCTTGAGGttaggtgtaattatacgtaaattctTATAACttaagaaattacatatagcACCAATGAGATTTGTttccatttaacaaataagtttctggattagtcaaaattcattgaatttgttgatattaacaaaaaagaaaaaagaatctatatttactcctagttgacttattattgacttgtTGTAGGTGactaaataaatcttttataatcaaattaccctcttacATCTTTACGATTTAATGCTTgtgaggtatatcttcaccattatagGATTAGTTTAGTCccaagaaaattaattgacctgcaataagtcaatcgatattaaacatcaatttttattcagttcttttttgttaatatcagcaaatggAGTGAATTTCGACCCACGGggaaacttatttgttatacgaAAACAAACCTCAGAAGTGCTAGATGTAACTTCCAAAACTACAGAgaatctacgtgtaattacaccgtACCTCAGCGgaggaaaatgtaattatccctaattcaTATCATTCCTATTAATATTTGCTAAAAacaattgtatatttttatttgtttgtattagcttaattaataataataaacattttgatataatttttgatcGAGTTTCAGATAAATACTAGCATATTTGTACGTGAATGATATTTTGAAGAAATGTACTAAACATTTTAtcccatatatataagtattatttatcatgtttagaatgtgtataaaatataaaaaatgtatttttctaattattcaaattactAACATAGAATACACATATAATACGGATTTCACGTGACAGAAAATAtggtgaaaataaatatttaaatttatttatcgaAGCTAGTTGTATTtagaactatatatttttttaaatagatttttttttcatgcatATTTCGGATTAttatggattaatttattacttattttatttttatatttttatataattaaataagtataataaatatttgaattatagaCAATTTGATtagttgaattattaattgatttgagtGGAGAGAGAACTGTAGCCATTGGAGAGAGTGAGGTAAGACGAGAGTGAAGTCTGGTCCCACGAAAATTGAATCGTGGGTTGGGACCATTGCACCACCCACTTTTGGTTTGAGTGGGGTGCTCCTCATGTATGCTGCACCTGCACCACATGTTTTCTTCGATTCCCACTCccttactttttattttagaataattatgccgtcttctcttaaaatttgatataattatatataaattttgtataatttaaaaacttatatttgaCATTCCTAACGTttgttttcataaaaaaatagattcatCTAAGTTAAATAtgaagttttatttaatttgtttgttaatatatacaatttttttctgaattacgacaaatgaattgatttatttgttggaagaaaataaatattaaaaaattaaatataattttttaaattataaaaacctaCTTGTAATTACGTCAAGCTTTAGAGAAGAgctgatgtaattatcccagcTAGTTTATTTTGCATTCTAAGTGGGGGTAGGATGGGGTTTGGGGAATGGAGAAAACTAGTGTATTTTTTGAACTCAAGCTTCCTTTTCTAACTAGTCTTTATGGCACATCATCTCTgcgtatatataataaataattatttatactttaaaatatattataaataaaaattaataaaatatataaagtaacacatcacatttaaaaaactaaataaaataaaaagggatGTTATcgacacaaaataaaaattgaatctcTGTGTTACAAGTGTCGTTTGTGAGTTAAATTTTCATACCAGTATAAATAGATAGTAtagattataaataacaataagaATTTGAGTGGGGAGTGGTTCAAAATGTTTCTTATGTTCCTAAAAATTAGGATTCTGATTAATGTGAATTTTGTCTATGCACCAAGAAAGGAATTAaattttgggttaattatattttggcatTCGAGCTATGATAGTTTTTCGAATTtagcatttatttatttttgtgtcaacttaccatctcgaTATTACGAAATTTTGTACTTACCATTTATCACTATTTTTCGATCAagttttttgtaaaaaaaaaaaaatcatatgcagtgcacatgtaatatttaaatgttatataatgtgattttttttcaaatatgcagagcatgtgatgttttttatgcaaaaaaataaacaaaaaaacggttatatatggaaaaatacaaattttataaaattaatataataagttGACACAAAGTACACTATATACGGTGCATCTGGTTGGTGATTCTACGGAGAGAAGTGAAACTCAAGTGGCCGTATGATCGGAATTGGCAGCAAGGCGTACTATTGGCTTAATAGAGGAGATGGAGCGGAAGACATTACTCAATGCACCATCCTAATGTGTAGGCGTGAAGGACGTTGACCATGTATTCACTTAATTATTGGACAATATGTTGTTggagataaattttaaaattttcttattttatatattttttgatatttaattatttaataatttttattaatgaccTTATTTTATTGTCAGTTTATTAtcgtatttattatatgaccGTTGGACTTTTTAGTAGTCACTTTATGGCCCtttttattgtgatttatgGTTTgatttataactatatttatgctcaatttataatatgatCTAATAGGACCAGTATCTCATATAACGGTCATATTATCTATCTACATAAAGAGGTCATTTGAGGTGTTCTTGAAAGTAAGAAGTTGAGaaatactttttaatctcaaaatCATTTGAGAGTTTTGGTAACGTAACTCTGGACTGGTTCTTAGTTTTTTCGTAGTCATACATATG
The window above is part of the Sesamum indicum cultivar Zhongzhi No. 13 linkage group LG7, S_indicum_v1.0, whole genome shotgun sequence genome. Proteins encoded here:
- the LOC110012287 gene encoding uncharacterized protein LOC110012287, producing the protein MLSEVVGPNFRLPDLPRYDGTKDPRDHITTFGMVMNLYRQTDSINARLFVTTLTGKAQEWFTGLPNGTVGSYEQLLHRFAYHFASKQKSKRSAIHLFAIRQGREESLKDFMGRFNNETLEVQDLRIDMMTSILIHGLKKGPLASALARDPPGNVEQLTLLAHKYINEEEMNTIKDREWEGDRERSRNR